A region of Allocoleopsis franciscana PCC 7113 DNA encodes the following proteins:
- a CDS encoding DUF4347 domain-containing protein: MTATLHRTQFASQSLSISASATREIVFIDSAVTDYPDLVAGVRSRVEVIVLDAMRDGVEQISEVLAQRKDLTAVHLVSHGSPGRVQLGAIELSLETINRDAWQLQAWAEALTDAAELLIYGCEVAKGDRGRVFVNMLHTIIGANVAASAVITGCAAQGGNWALETTTALSAASLAFTSTVLEQYAATLSNEPIQYNINLATDSSNPSNFTDVNGTLYFSAYNDSNGYELWKIDPATGNPVRLEIEPGSGSSNPYNLTNVNGTLYFSAYNTSNGSELWKIDPATGNPVRLEIEAGSGSSTPYNLTNVNGTLYFSATNSSNGRELWKIDPATGNPVRLEIEPGTGSSTPYNLTNINGTLYFIATNSSNGYQLWKIDPASGNPVPLEIEAGSGNSSPDYLTNVNGTLYFRFGNFAFGYQLWKIDPATGNPVRVTDIEPGNGSFFPDNLTNVNGTLYFRATNSSNGSEVWKIDPSTGNPVRLTDIEPGSGSSFANNLTNVNGTLYFSATNTSNGTELWKIDPITGNPVRLEIEPGSGSSNPFELTNVNGTLYFRASNTSNGNELWKIDPATGNPVRVTDIEPGSGSSFPQDLMNVNGTLYFRATNTSNGEELWKIDPITGNPVRLEIEPGSGSSSPFKLTNVNGTLYFRAYNTSIGFEVWKIDPATGNLSSIDVNTQDFGSNPSNLTNVNGTLYLSATNGSNGTELWMIDPTTGNPVRVTNIEPGSGSSSPSNLTNVNGTLYFSAYNQSNGDELWKIDPATDNPVRVTDIEPGSGSSSPYKLTNVNGTLYFRAYNQSNGDELWKIDQATDEPVRLEIEPGSGSSNPFYLTNVNGTLYFLAYNTSNGGELWKIDPATGNPVRVTDIEPGSGSSSPDNLTNVNGTLYFRTGNFVFGYQVWKIDPATDNPVRVIDVGASSGIFSPDKLTNVNGTLYFTADNGSNGNELWKIDPATGNPVRLTDIEPGSGGSFPEKLTNVNGTLYFSAADGSNGRQLWKIDSATGNAVRLTDMEPGSGGGSFPEYLTNANGTLYFTAYNSSNGRELWRINPNTNTPELVADFNPGTASSNVAILGYENGKLYLRADNGINGAELWTLDVSNNAPVVTNAIADQSATEDTAFIFTIPANTFSDVDGDTLTYSATLADGSALPSWLSFDATTKTFSGTPENGDVASLNIKVIAANSSGATAEDIFILAIANTNDNPDAVDDILTARQCTPKTILAAELLANDTDVEGNTLSLTHVSNAQNGTVALDSNGNVVFTANANVSTASFEYTLSDGNGGTDSAIVTLLVGTTLNGGNGKDTLTGTAGDDVLNGGNRNDILLGLAGDDILLGGNGMDKLQGGEGKDRLYGGRGNDLLTGGLGSNIFVLMTQSGRDTIQDFTDGEDKIGKIGGLTFEQLTIGSSNDNTLISKNCGEVLAILADVNSSLITQADFISVM, encoded by the coding sequence ATGACAGCTACTTTGCACAGAACCCAATTCGCTTCTCAAAGCCTCAGTATTTCAGCCTCCGCTACCCGCGAAATTGTCTTTATTGATTCAGCCGTAACGGATTATCCAGATTTGGTGGCGGGGGTGCGATCGCGTGTTGAGGTAATCGTGCTAGATGCGATGCGAGATGGCGTTGAGCAAATCAGCGAAGTCTTGGCACAGCGTAAGGATTTGACGGCTGTTCACCTGGTTTCGCATGGCTCACCAGGACGGGTGCAATTAGGTGCGATCGAGTTAAGCCTGGAGACAATAAATCGCGATGCTTGGCAACTTCAGGCTTGGGCAGAGGCACTGACGGATGCAGCCGAGTTGCTGATTTATGGATGTGAGGTAGCAAAGGGCGACAGAGGGCGGGTCTTTGTCAATATGCTGCACACCATAATTGGCGCGAATGTAGCAGCATCGGCAGTGATAACAGGTTGCGCCGCTCAAGGTGGAAACTGGGCATTAGAAACGACTACTGCGCTTAGCGCGGCTAGTTTAGCATTCACATCTACGGTGCTTGAGCAATATGCTGCAACATTAAGCAATGAGCCAATTCAGTACAACATTAACTTAGCAACCGATAGTTCTAATCCAAGCAATTTTACGGATGTCAACGGCACGCTATACTTCAGTGCCTACAACGATAGCAATGGCTACGAACTGTGGAAGATTGACCCGGCAACGGGCAATCCGGTGCGCTTGGAAATCGAACCAGGCAGTGGCAGTTCCAATCCGTACAATCTGACCAACGTCAACGGCACGCTGTACTTCAGTGCCTACAACACCAGCAATGGCTCTGAACTGTGGAAGATTGACCCGGCAACGGGCAATCCGGTGCGCTTGGAAATCGAAGCAGGCAGTGGCAGTTCCACTCCGTACAATCTGACGAACGTCAACGGTACACTGTACTTCAGTGCCACCAACAGCAGCAATGGCAGAGAATTATGGAAGATTGACCCCGCCACAGGCAATCCGGTGCGCCTGGAAATTGAACCAGGCACTGGCAGTTCCACTCCGTACAATCTGACCAACATCAACGGTACGCTGTACTTTATTGCCACCAACAGTAGCAATGGCTACCAACTGTGGAAGATTGACCCGGCAAGCGGCAATCCGGTGCCGTTGGAAATCGAAGCAGGCAGTGGCAATTCCTCTCCGGACTATCTGACGAACGTCAACGGCACGCTGTACTTCCGTTTCGGCAACTTCGCCTTTGGCTACCAACTGTGGAAGATTGACCCCGCCACAGGCAATCCGGTGCGCGTCACTGATATCGAACCAGGCAACGGCAGTTTCTTTCCGGATAATCTGACGAACGTCAACGGCACACTGTACTTCCGTGCCACCAACAGTAGCAATGGGTCTGAAGTGTGGAAGATTGACCCCTCCACAGGCAATCCGGTGCGCCTCACCGATATCGAACCAGGCAGTGGCAGTTCCTTTGCGAACAATCTGACGAACGTCAACGGCACACTGTACTTCAGTGCCACCAACACCAGCAATGGCACTGAACTGTGGAAAATTGACCCAATCACAGGCAATCCGGTGCGCCTGGAAATTGAACCAGGCAGTGGTAGTTCCAATCCGTTCGAGCTGACGAACGTCAACGGCACACTGTACTTCCGTGCCTCCAACACCAGCAATGGCAATGAACTGTGGAAGATTGACCCCGCCACAGGCAATCCGGTGCGTGTAACCGATATCGAACCAGGCAGCGGCAGTTCCTTTCCGCAAGATCTGATGAACGTCAACGGCACGCTGTACTTCCGTGCCACCAACACCAGCAATGGTGAAGAACTGTGGAAGATTGACCCAATCACGGGCAATCCGGTGCGCCTGGAAATTGAACCAGGCAGTGGCAGTTCCTCTCCATTCAAACTGACGAACGTCAACGGCACACTGTACTTCCGTGCCTACAACACCAGCATTGGTTTTGAAGTGTGGAAGATTGACCCGGCAACTGGCAATTTATCAAGCATAGATGTTAATACACAGGATTTTGGCTCCAATCCTAGTAATCTAACTAATGTCAACGGCACGTTGTACTTGAGTGCTACCAACGGCAGCAATGGCACTGAACTGTGGATGATTGACCCGACAACGGGCAATCCGGTGCGTGTCACCAATATCGAACCAGGCAGTGGCAGTTCTTCTCCGTCCAATCTGACGAACGTCAACGGCACGCTGTACTTTAGTGCCTACAACCAGAGCAATGGTGACGAACTGTGGAAGATTGACCCAGCCACAGACAATCCGGTGCGCGTCACCGATATCGAACCGGGCAGTGGCAGTTCTTCTCCGTACAAACTGACGAACGTCAACGGCACGCTGTACTTCCGTGCCTACAACCAGAGTAATGGTGACGAACTGTGGAAGATTGACCAGGCAACCGACGAGCCGGTGCGCTTGGAAATTGAACCAGGCAGTGGCAGTTCCAATCCGTTCTATCTGACGAACGTCAATGGCACCCTGTACTTTCTTGCCTACAACACCAGCAATGGTGGCGAACTGTGGAAAATTGACCCGGCAACCGGCAATCCGGTGCGCGTCACCGATATCGAACCAGGCAGTGGCAGTTCCTCTCCGGACAATCTGACGAACGTCAACGGCACGCTGTACTTCCGTACTGGCAACTTCGTCTTTGGCTACCAAGTGTGGAAGATTGACCCGGCAACCGACAATCCGGTGCGCGTCATCGATGTCGGAGCAAGCAGTGGCATTTTCTCTCCGGACAAGCTGACGAACGTCAACGGTACGCTGTACTTCACTGCCGACAACGGCAGCAATGGCAATGAACTGTGGAAGATTGACCCGGCAACTGGCAATCCAGTGCGCCTCACCGATATCGAACCAGGCAGTGGCGGTTCCTTTCCGGAGAAGCTGACGAACGTCAACGGCACGCTGTACTTCAGTGCCGCCGACGGCAGCAATGGCAGACAATTATGGAAGATTGACTCGGCAACGGGCAATGCGGTGCGCCTCACCGATATGGAACCAGGCAGTGGCGGCGGTTCCTTTCCGGAATATCTGACGAACGCCAACGGCACGCTGTACTTCACTGCCTACAACAGCAGCAATGGCAGAGAATTATGGAGAATCAATCCTAATACCAACACGCCAGAACTCGTTGCTGACTTTAACCCCGGTACAGCCAGTTCTAACGTAGCAATCCTGGGTTACGAAAATGGCAAGCTCTATCTTCGTGCTGACAACGGCATAAATGGTGCTGAACTTTGGACTCTAGATGTAAGCAATAATGCTCCAGTCGTCACGAATGCGATCGCTGATCAATCTGCCACAGAAGACACTGCATTTATCTTCACCATTCCTGCTAATACCTTCAGTGACGTCGATGGGGACACCCTGACCTACAGTGCAACACTCGCAGATGGTTCTGCTCTACCATCCTGGCTGTCTTTTGATGCAACAACTAAAACCTTCAGTGGCACTCCTGAAAATGGTGATGTCGCTAGCCTAAATATCAAGGTAATTGCAGCAAATAGTTCAGGTGCAACAGCAGAAGATATCTTTATCCTCGCGATCGCTAACACCAACGATAATCCCGATGCTGTCGATGACATCCTAACCGCTCGACAATGTACACCCAAAACTATCCTGGCTGCTGAGCTGCTGGCTAACGATACTGACGTTGAGGGTAACACGCTCAGCCTCACCCATGTTAGTAATGCTCAAAATGGCACTGTTGCCCTCGATAGTAACGGCAATGTAGTCTTTACTGCCAATGCCAATGTCAGCACCGCCAGCTTTGAGTACACTCTCAGCGATGGTAACGGGGGAACCGACTCTGCGATCGTGACGCTGCTAGTAGGTACGACCCTAAATGGCGGTAACGGCAAAGATACCCTCACCGGCACCGCAGGGGATGACGTACTCAATGGCGGTAACAGGAATGATATCTTACTCGGCTTAGCAGGAGACGATATCTTGTTGGGTGGCAATGGGATGGATAAGTTGCAAGGTGGAGAGGGCAAAGATCGGCTGTATGGTGGTCGCGGCAACGATTTATTAACGGGTGGGTTGGGGAGTAACATCTTTGTGCTAATGACCCAAAGTGGTCGAGACACCATTCAGGATTTCACCGATGGTGAAGACAAGATCGGTAAGATAGGAGGACTCACCTTTGAGCAACTGACGATTGGTTCTAGCAACGACAACACCCTGATCAGCAAGAATTGTGGTGAGGTGCTGGCAATCCTGGCGGATGTCAATTCTAGTCTAATTACCCAAGCCGACTTTATCAGCGTAATGTAA
- a CDS encoding DUF3493 domain-containing protein yields MTNSTPKNQNLNRKINPRQLSPEKYAKLRAEAKAPYRVLRQFIYLAFGASGFIGAFVFLGQLAAGHEVATALPNFALQIGVVALMVWLFRVDRQAERKP; encoded by the coding sequence ATGACCAACTCAACACCTAAAAATCAGAATCTCAATCGCAAAATTAACCCACGACAGCTAAGTCCAGAAAAATATGCAAAATTAAGAGCAGAGGCAAAAGCGCCTTACCGGGTCTTAAGGCAATTTATTTACTTAGCTTTTGGGGCGTCCGGCTTTATCGGTGCCTTTGTCTTCCTGGGACAATTAGCAGCGGGTCATGAAGTTGCTACAGCCCTCCCCAACTTTGCCCTACAAATAGGTGTAGTCGCTCTGATGGTTTGGCTGTTTCGGGTGGATCGGCAGGCAGAACGTAAACCCTAA
- a CDS encoding FHA domain-containing protein yields the protein MEIEQRLGLYQVFLKLYEHHRTLLDEILQLEKTSSKSLSSVPTRCITGIIQGEQVYVVTNLADGKTQTLLQSQGIWTIGRDRQLSIPIADRRLSRRHAVIQYIKDEGFYLVDLDSTNGSFINGEPVHGRMPLKDGDRIRLSNLAFSFFLCNDMHTLDETPADILTKLNAATVIPTPVTAQQSAVPVSEQNLKTPPVEHKEQTSEFLQDDFNLEDLASDVAIPQLSQTQQSEILDRFFSRQIQKVTDQN from the coding sequence ATGGAAATCGAACAGCGACTAGGTCTATATCAAGTTTTTCTCAAGCTCTACGAGCATCATCGCACTCTGCTCGACGAAATTCTCCAGCTTGAAAAAACCAGTAGTAAAAGTCTTTCCAGCGTCCCAACCCGATGTATCACGGGTATTATTCAGGGTGAGCAAGTCTATGTAGTAACAAACCTGGCAGATGGGAAAACTCAGACCTTACTACAGTCTCAAGGAATCTGGACGATCGGACGCGATCGCCAACTTTCCATCCCGATTGCGGATCGGCGGTTGTCTCGGCGACATGCTGTGATTCAGTATATTAAGGACGAGGGTTTTTACCTGGTTGACCTCGACAGCACCAATGGCTCTTTCATCAATGGTGAGCCGGTACATGGTCGTATGCCCCTAAAAGATGGCGATCGCATTCGACTGAGTAACCTAGCCTTCTCCTTTTTTTTGTGTAACGACATGCACACCTTAGACGAAACACCTGCGGATATCCTGACGAAACTGAACGCTGCAACCGTCATACCTACTCCGGTAACGGCACAACAATCAGCGGTACCCGTGTCAGAACAAAACTTAAAGACCCCACCCGTTGAGCACAAAGAGCAAACGTCAGAATTTTTGCAAGATGACTTTAACCTGGAAGATTTAGCCTCTGACGTTGCTATACCCCAGTTAAGCCAGACTCAACAGTCAGAAATCTTAGATCGTTTTTTCAGTCGGCAGATTCAGAAAGTGACGGATCAAAATTAA
- the recA gene encoding recombinase RecA codes for MATQITNSPDKEKALNLVLNQIERTFGKGSIMRLGDATRMKVETISTGAITLDLALGGGLPKGRVIEIYGPESSGKTTLALHAVAEVQKAGGVAAFVDAEHALDPTYSAALGVDIANLLVSQPDNGEAALEIVDQLVRSSAVDIVIIDSVAALVPRAEIEGEMGDNQVGLQARLMSKALRKVAGNIGKSGCTVIFLNQLRQKIGVTYGSPEVTTGGNALKFYASVRLDIRRIQTLKKGSEGEYGIRAKVKVAKNKVAPPFRIAEFDIIFGSGISRLGCLVDLAEQTGVITRKGAWYSYNGDNIAQGRDNTVKYLEENAEFAANVDKQVREKLDMGAVVQANSVSPVEVEEEDELFEEI; via the coding sequence ATGGCTACCCAAATCACAAACAGTCCCGACAAGGAAAAAGCCCTGAACTTGGTGCTAAACCAGATCGAGCGCACCTTTGGCAAAGGCTCCATTATGCGTTTGGGAGATGCCACTCGCATGAAGGTGGAGACGATCTCCACGGGCGCAATTACGTTGGATTTAGCCCTAGGCGGTGGCTTGCCGAAAGGGCGCGTTATTGAAATTTATGGACCAGAAAGTTCCGGTAAGACCACTTTAGCCTTACATGCGGTGGCGGAAGTGCAGAAAGCTGGAGGCGTTGCCGCGTTTGTTGATGCGGAACACGCCCTAGACCCCACCTACTCAGCAGCTTTAGGCGTTGACATCGCCAACCTGTTGGTTTCTCAGCCGGACAACGGCGAAGCCGCACTGGAAATTGTCGATCAGCTCGTGCGTTCTTCGGCAGTGGATATCGTGATTATCGACTCTGTTGCTGCTTTAGTGCCGCGTGCAGAAATCGAAGGCGAAATGGGCGATAACCAGGTGGGTTTACAGGCGCGATTGATGAGCAAAGCGCTGCGTAAAGTCGCTGGTAACATTGGAAAATCAGGCTGTACAGTGATTTTCCTCAACCAGCTTCGCCAAAAAATTGGCGTTACCTATGGTAGTCCAGAAGTGACAACCGGTGGTAATGCCCTTAAATTCTATGCTTCGGTTCGGCTAGATATTCGTCGGATTCAAACCCTGAAGAAGGGGAGTGAAGGCGAATACGGCATCCGTGCCAAAGTCAAGGTGGCGAAGAATAAAGTTGCACCTCCTTTCCGCATTGCCGAGTTCGACATTATCTTTGGCAGTGGGATTTCTCGGTTGGGATGTTTGGTTGACTTAGCTGAGCAAACCGGCGTTATTACTCGTAAAGGAGCTTGGTACAGCTACAACGGTGACAATATTGCCCAAGGTCGCGATAACACTGTCAAGTATCTGGAAGAAAATGCTGAGTTTGCCGCGAATGTTGACAAACAAGTGCGCGAGAAACTGGATATGGGAGCCGTTGTTCAAGCGAATTCCGTCTCTCCTGTAGAGGTTGAGGAGGAAGACGAGCTGTTTGAGGAAATTTAA
- the xseA gene encoding exodeoxyribonuclease VII large subunit, producing MTLNVHDSLIPEAALSVTGLTDYIQDLLEQDDQLRQVWVIGEVSSANPHRSGIFFTLQDPDSKASIQCVVWTSQLGKLVQLPVAGEQLIILGSIRVYPQRGQYQLTIWQALPAGEGLQALRYRQLRNRLEAEGLLAQSRKRPLPTHPQIIAVVTSPQAAAWGDIQRTLWHRYPGLQVLLSPAQVQGELAPASIVEAIERVEQDGRAQLLILSRGGGASEDLACFNDERVVRAIAQCSIPVLTGIGHQRDESLADLVADVCAHTPTAAAELAVPELATFYAEHQQRQQALNNAVHQVLNASNQQLQQFKERLQRLPIKRQLRDEQKAIASKRQQLIQYTSRRLSQDSQHCEFLRQRLATLDPENVLKRGYAVVRTENGMIARSTANLVTGQELQIQLGEGQVKVNVTEILD from the coding sequence ATGACTTTAAATGTCCATGATTCACTGATACCAGAGGCGGCTCTCTCGGTTACAGGATTAACCGACTACATCCAGGACTTGTTAGAGCAGGATGACCAACTTCGGCAGGTTTGGGTGATCGGGGAAGTTTCTAGTGCGAACCCACATCGGAGTGGAATATTTTTCACACTCCAAGACCCGGATTCTAAGGCGTCGATTCAGTGTGTCGTTTGGACGAGCCAACTCGGTAAGCTGGTGCAGTTACCGGTGGCAGGGGAGCAGTTGATTATTTTGGGTAGTATCCGAGTTTATCCACAGCGGGGACAGTACCAACTAACAATTTGGCAGGCATTGCCAGCCGGTGAGGGATTGCAGGCGTTGCGTTATCGCCAGTTGCGAAATCGACTGGAGGCAGAAGGGTTATTGGCTCAATCACGGAAGCGTCCGCTCCCCACTCATCCTCAAATTATTGCCGTCGTTACTTCGCCACAAGCTGCGGCCTGGGGGGATATTCAACGCACACTTTGGCATCGGTATCCGGGGTTGCAGGTATTGTTGTCACCCGCGCAGGTACAGGGAGAATTGGCTCCCGCCTCCATTGTGGAAGCGATTGAGCGAGTTGAGCAGGATGGCAGAGCACAACTGCTGATTTTATCGCGAGGGGGTGGAGCCTCTGAGGATTTGGCTTGCTTTAATGATGAACGGGTGGTGAGGGCGATCGCACAATGTTCGATTCCCGTACTCACTGGAATTGGTCATCAACGGGATGAATCTTTGGCTGATTTGGTGGCGGATGTCTGCGCTCACACTCCTACGGCAGCCGCAGAATTAGCGGTGCCTGAATTGGCGACGTTTTATGCGGAACACCAACAGCGGCAACAGGCTCTTAATAACGCCGTGCATCAAGTTTTGAATGCCTCCAACCAGCAACTGCAACAGTTCAAAGAGCGATTGCAACGCTTACCAATCAAGCGACAATTGCGGGATGAACAAAAAGCGATCGCATCCAAACGTCAGCAATTAATTCAATACACATCACGCCGTCTTAGTCAAGATAGCCAGCACTGTGAGTTCTTGCGGCAAAGATTAGCAACTCTTGACCCAGAGAATGTCTTGAAACGAGGCTATGCGGTGGTGCGAACGGAAAATGGAATGATTGCTCGTTCAACTGCGAATTTAGTTACCGGACAGGAATTACAGATTCAGCTAGGAGAGGGTCAAGTTAAAGTTAACGTGACAGAAATTCTGGACTAG
- a CDS encoding type IV pilin-like G/H family protein, whose translation MFRQSRKDKEREAINNLGSMNRAQSAYFLEQQKFSDSMASLGISIKPQTKNYDYSIRATPLAVFNYATPRKNGLRGYVSTVYLLVPNEQTGEILTTVLICKTKDDGRSNWSKIPRPAEPPIIRENGIECGPNTEAYGLLGGRGPGHTLLDTDSALAYNSLSYATAGQYDKALEAVQSINHADFKARALATIAIILAEKGQDDKALEVAKTVKDASYKQMALDASARYRNSY comes from the coding sequence ATGTTTCGCCAAAGTCGGAAGGATAAGGAAAGGGAAGCAATAAACAATCTCGGCAGCATGAACCGTGCCCAGAGTGCTTACTTTCTAGAGCAGCAAAAGTTTTCCGATTCCATGGCATCTCTGGGTATTAGCATTAAACCTCAGACAAAAAACTACGACTATTCAATTCGTGCCACGCCCTTAGCGGTATTTAACTATGCAACCCCTCGCAAAAACGGACTCAGAGGCTATGTTTCGACTGTCTACCTATTAGTTCCTAATGAACAGACAGGTGAAATTTTGACAACAGTACTCATCTGTAAAACCAAAGATGATGGGCGATCCAACTGGTCTAAAATCCCACGTCCTGCCGAGCCTCCAATCATACGAGAGAACGGCATAGAATGCGGCCCCAACACAGAAGCATACGGTTTGCTCGGTGGCCGAGGTCCAGGACATACGTTGTTAGATACGGATTCGGCGTTGGCTTATAATTCCCTCAGTTATGCCACTGCTGGTCAGTACGACAAAGCTCTTGAGGCAGTTCAAAGTATCAACCACGCCGATTTCAAAGCGAGGGCATTAGCAACGATCGCAATAATCTTAGCAGAGAAAGGTCAGGACGACAAAGCCCTTGAGGTTGCCAAAACTGTCAAAGATGCCTCTTACAAACAGATGGCATTGGATGCGAGCGCTCGCTACAGAAATTCATACTAA
- a CDS encoding type IV pilin-like G/H family protein codes for MALQAASHKSEGTVQKARYGRIGGLALLQSAAVLVFAVAVPNFMVYRGGCKSCQGKSGLGIINRAQQSYFLKHQKFADSVQTLAIGMKNPTENYEYSTHATPLAVFNYATSRNKEVTSYVGGVFLESGNEGKDELVTIAIACEPIVLEEQSDLTEPIVQGNVLECGSNTQYLNRTTDNPTGRIMLGKDSALAYNSVNYAVTGQYNQALVVAQAIDSSPLKEKALKAITRANTHQRVQSTPSLSQALEVAKTIPDDDIKAWVLTDIAQQYAVAGQQSQAMEILSQALEIANTLKEADTKAMIWADISQQYAVAEPKSQAVGILSQRAEETEGDR; via the coding sequence ATGGCATTGCAAGCCGCCAGTCATAAGAGTGAAGGAACTGTCCAGAAAGCACGCTATGGTCGGATTGGGGGCTTAGCGTTACTCCAATCTGCGGCTGTCTTGGTTTTTGCGGTTGCTGTGCCCAATTTTATGGTTTACCGAGGGGGCTGCAAGTCGTGCCAAGGCAAAAGCGGTCTTGGTATCATCAACCGTGCCCAGCAATCGTATTTCTTAAAGCATCAGAAGTTTGCCGATTCCGTCCAAACCTTGGCAATTGGCATGAAAAATCCGACCGAAAACTATGAATATTCCACTCATGCTACACCTTTAGCTGTATTTAACTATGCAACGTCCCGCAACAAGGAGGTGACAAGCTATGTGGGGGGTGTGTTCCTGGAATCGGGTAACGAGGGAAAGGATGAGCTTGTAACGATCGCGATCGCTTGTGAGCCTATTGTGCTAGAGGAACAAAGTGACCTCACTGAGCCAATTGTGCAGGGTAACGTCCTAGAGTGTGGCTCCAATACCCAATACCTCAATCGCACCACCGACAATCCAACAGGACGGATTATGTTAGGCAAAGATTCGGCTTTGGCCTATAACTCTGTTAATTATGCCGTCACGGGACAGTACAACCAAGCCCTGGTAGTAGCCCAAGCCATCGATTCGAGTCCTCTCAAAGAGAAGGCGTTAAAGGCAATTACTCGTGCCAACACTCATCAAAGGGTGCAATCCACTCCCAGCCTCTCCCAAGCCCTTGAGGTCGCCAAAACCATCCCCGATGATGACATCAAAGCTTGGGTGTTAACAGATATTGCCCAACAGTATGCCGTCGCAGGGCAACAATCCCAAGCGATGGAAATTCTGTCCCAAGCTCTTGAAATCGCCAACACCCTCAAAGAGGCTGATACTAAAGCCATGATTTGGGCAGATATTTCCCAGCAGTATGCCGTAGCCGAACCAAAATCCCAAGCAGTAGGGATTCTGTCCCAAAGGGCTGAAGAGACTGAAGGCGATCGCTAA
- the xseB gene encoding exodeoxyribonuclease VII small subunit, which produces MIKPARASNSPQVDASLPENWNYETTVAQVETIIHQIETGELELADVFEQFAAAVRYLRQCEAFLQQRQQQMDLVIETLEEESDF; this is translated from the coding sequence ATGATTAAACCTGCTCGTGCCTCTAATTCCCCTCAAGTTGATGCCTCACTTCCGGAAAATTGGAACTACGAGACAACTGTTGCTCAAGTGGAAACGATTATTCACCAGATTGAAACGGGTGAATTAGAACTCGCAGACGTTTTTGAACAATTTGCCGCCGCTGTGAGGTACCTACGTCAGTGTGAGGCTTTCCTACAACAGCGGCAGCAACAAATGGATTTGGTGATTGAGACACTCGAAGAAGAGTCAGATTTTTAG
- a CDS encoding DNA double-strand break repair nuclease NurA gives MLDLTKLAGQIPGISQHLRLEAAASRQRLELGQQLLLQALLQQEELVKRQQQWRERMTFTAATPIEPLDTRIDLNSPPESHTIFATDGSQIAPSHHEIAYCYLINVGRVMLHYGQSLHPLLDSLPEVFYRPEDLYVSRQWGIRTEEWMGHRRTVSEVIMLAEMACRWVNPPGSHFDIPNLAMVDGSLIYWFLEGMPGEARDRILPPILDAWNQLRSVNVPLLGYLSASRSLEALNFLRLQACPHEMPDCATHCASIIDKFPCQIVDPLRDAAFWTTLLQPGQRSPLFRSSARILDLYGDHRIYFCYVHVGTEVARIEMPQWVAENSSLLNQALSLTLAQVHKGFGYPVALAEAHNQAVVRGGDRARFFALLEQQMIRVGLRNVGTSYKEARKRGSIS, from the coding sequence ATGCTAGATTTAACAAAACTTGCAGGGCAAATTCCTGGGATTAGTCAGCACTTGAGATTAGAGGCAGCGGCAAGTCGCCAACGCTTGGAACTCGGTCAACAACTACTATTACAAGCTCTGCTTCAACAGGAAGAATTGGTGAAACGGCAACAACAATGGCGAGAGCGCATGACGTTCACCGCCGCCACACCGATTGAACCTCTGGATACTCGAATTGACCTTAATTCTCCCCCAGAAAGCCACACCATCTTCGCCACCGATGGGTCACAAATTGCGCCCTCTCATCATGAAATTGCCTACTGTTATCTGATTAATGTCGGTCGGGTGATGTTGCACTATGGACAGAGTTTGCATCCTTTGTTAGATAGCTTACCTGAAGTATTTTACCGACCTGAAGACTTATATGTTTCCCGGCAATGGGGTATTCGTACCGAAGAATGGATGGGGCATCGGCGGACGGTTTCAGAGGTAATCATGTTAGCAGAAATGGCCTGCCGTTGGGTCAATCCACCAGGCTCCCATTTTGATATTCCTAATTTAGCAATGGTGGATGGTTCGCTGATTTACTGGTTTTTGGAAGGGATGCCAGGGGAGGCACGCGATCGCATTTTGCCCCCCATTTTAGACGCCTGGAATCAACTGCGTTCTGTCAACGTTCCCCTGTTAGGATATTTGAGCGCCTCTCGTAGCCTGGAAGCATTGAATTTCCTCCGACTACAAGCTTGTCCTCACGAGATGCCTGACTGCGCGACTCACTGCGCTAGCATCATCGATAAGTTTCCCTGCCAAATTGTTGACCCCTTGCGAGATGCCGCGTTTTGGACTACTTTGTTGCAACCAGGACAGCGCAGCCCCTTGTTTCGCAGTTCTGCCCGAATTTTGGACTTATACGGCGATCATCGCATTTACTTCTGCTATGTCCACGTTGGCACAGAAGTGGCTCGGATTGAAATGCCCCAATGGGTTGCAGAGAATTCCTCGTTACTTAATCAAGCTCTCAGCTTGACCCTAGCACAGGTTCACAAAGGATTTGGCTATCCGGTGGCATTGGCAGAGGCGCATAATCAAGCCGTTGTCCGAGGTGGCGATCGCGCCCGTTTCTTCGCCTTGCTAGAACAACAAATGATTCGCGTCGGATTAAGAAATGTCGGAACCTCTTATAAGGAAGCGCGGAAGCGGGGCAGTATCAGTTAA